A genomic stretch from Anabaena cylindrica PCC 7122 includes:
- a CDS encoding DUF2808 domain-containing protein — MKKVLSYIAISTLATAFLIPANYVSANEENDSLPHVEGNYQFPPTRWAVVRHTLRVHVPKNSKDVSQLNIEVPSTVRWSDDTNDVVVNKENGQKINTNVSLNGKTILLAFAEPVAPNTKLEIDIKNIKQPFLGNGPVYYLSANLIGSDATIPIGVARFRISP; from the coding sequence ATGAAAAAAGTGCTATCTTATATTGCTATATCTACTCTAGCTACTGCATTTTTAATTCCTGCCAACTATGTAAGTGCCAATGAAGAAAATGATAGTCTTCCTCATGTTGAGGGTAACTATCAATTTCCTCCGACTCGCTGGGCGGTTGTTAGACATACTTTGCGAGTACACGTTCCTAAAAATAGCAAGGATGTTTCGCAATTAAATATTGAAGTTCCAAGTACTGTAAGGTGGAGCGATGATACTAATGATGTTGTTGTAAATAAAGAGAATGGTCAGAAAATTAACACTAATGTTTCTCTGAATGGTAAGACTATACTACTAGCTTTTGCTGAACCAGTTGCTCCTAACACTAAGCTAGAGATTGACATCAAAAATATCAAACAACCATTTCTTGGTAATGGACCTGTTTATTATTTATCTGCTAATCTCATTGGTAGTGATGCAACAATACCTATAGGTGTAGCTAGATTTCGTATTAGTCCTTAA
- a CDS encoding DUF2808 domain-containing protein translates to MKKTLIYTGTVFALATIAFISFGHANAKETIIENNLQYPTNSWRFVKHIFRLNIPKNNNALSQLIIETPSTVAVSNDIDVLDVNEQKINTNISANGRQIIIEFPEKVISNTKLLVNFNKVQQPVTGPDSVYRFSVKVVGSEVEIPIGLAQFPTF, encoded by the coding sequence ATGAAAAAAACATTGATTTACACAGGTACAGTGTTTGCTCTTGCCACTATAGCTTTCATTTCCTTTGGTCATGCAAATGCTAAAGAGACTATTATTGAGAATAATTTGCAATATCCTACTAATAGCTGGCGTTTTGTAAAACATATTTTTCGGTTAAATATCCCCAAAAATAACAACGCTCTTTCTCAACTTATTATTGAAACTCCATCTACCGTAGCAGTGAGTAATGATATTGATGTCTTGGATGTGAATGAGCAGAAAATTAATACTAATATTTCCGCCAATGGCAGACAAATTATTATAGAGTTCCCTGAAAAGGTTATTTCTAACACAAAGCTCTTAGTTAATTTTAATAAAGTTCAACAACCAGTTACCGGACCGGATTCTGTATACCGCTTTTCAGTTAAAGTTGTTGGTAGTGAGGTAGAGATTCCCATTGGTTTAGCTCAATTCCCTACATTTTAA